A window from Macaca thibetana thibetana isolate TM-01 chromosome 7, ASM2454274v1, whole genome shotgun sequence encodes these proteins:
- the TLE3 gene encoding transducin-like enhancer protein 3 isoform X3, protein MYPQGRHPAPHQPGQPGFKFTVAESCDRIKDEFQFLQAQYHSLKVEYDKLANEKTEMQRHYVMYYEMSYGLNIEMHKQTEIAKRLNTILAQIMPFLSQEHQQQVAQAVERAKQVTMTELNAIIGVRGLPNLPLTQQLQAQHLSHATHGPPVQLPPHPSGLQPPGIPPVTGSSSGLLALGALGSQAHLTVKDEKNHHELDHRERESSANNSVSPSESLRASEKHRGSADYSMEAKKRKAEEKDSLSRYDSDGDKSDDLVVDVSNEDPATPRVSPAHSPPENGLDKARSLKKDAPTSPASVASSSSTPSSKTKDLGHNDKSSTPGLKSNTPTPRNDAPTPGTSTTPGLRSMPGKPPGMDPIGIMASALRTPISITSSYAAPFAMMSHHEMNGSLTSPGAYASLHNIPPQMSAAAAAAAAAYGRSPMVSFGAVGFDPHPPMRATGLPSSLASIPGGKPAYSFHVSADGQMQPVPFPHDALAGPGIPRHARQINTLSHGEVVCAVTISNPTRHVYTGGKGCVKIWDISQPGSKSPISQLDCLNRDNYIRSCKLLPDGRTLIVGGEASTLTIWDLASPTPRIKAELTSSAPACYALAISPDAKVCFSCCSDGNIAVWDLHNQTLVRQFQGHTDGASCIDISHDGTKLWTGGLDNTVRSWDLREGRQLQQHDFTSQIFSLGYCPTGEWLAVGMESSNVEVLHHTKPDKYQLHLHESCVLSLKFAYCGKWFVSTGKDNLLNAWRTPYGASIFQSKESSSVLSCDISADDKYIVTGSGDKKATVYEVIY, encoded by the exons ACGGAGATTGCGAAGAGACTGAATACAATTTTAGCACAGATCATGCCTTTCCTGTCACAAGAG CACCAGCAGCAGGTGGCGCAGGCAGTGGAACGCGCCAAGCAGGTCACCATGACGGAGCTGAACGCCATCATCGGGGTACGTGGACTCCCCAATCTGCCTCTTACC cagcagctccaggcGCAGCACCTCTCCCATGCCACACACGGCCCCCCGGTCCAGTTGCCACCCCACCCGTCAGGTCTCCAGCCTCCAGGAATACCCCCAGTGACAGGGAGCAGCTCCGGGCTGCTGGCATTGGGCGCCCTGGGCAGCCAGGCCCATCTGACGGTGAAGGATGAGAAGAACCACCATGAACTCGATCACAGAG AGAGAGAATCCAGTGCG AATAACTCTGTGTCACCCTCGGAAAGCCTCCGGGCCAGTGAAAAGCACCGGGGCTCTGCAGACTACAGCATGGAAGCCAAGAAGCGGAAGGCGGAGGAGAAGGACAGCTTGAGCCGATAC GACAGTGATGGGGACAAGAGTGATGATCTGGTGGTGGATGTTTCCAATGAG GACCCCGCAACGCCCCGGGTCAGCCCGGCACACTCCCCTCCTGAAAATGGGCTGGATAAGGCCCGTAGCCTGAAAAAGGATGCGCCCACCAGCCCCGCCTCGGTGGCCTCTTCCAGTAGCACACCTTCCTCCAAGACCAAAGACCTTGGTCAT AACGACAAATCCTCtacccctgggctcaagtccaACACACCAACCCCAAGGAACGACGCCCCAACTCCAGGCACCAGCACGACCCCAGGGCTCAGGTCGATGCCGGGTAAACCTCCGGGCATGGACCCGATAGGTATAATGG CCTCAGCTCTGCGCACGCCCATCTCCATCACCAGCTCCTATGCAGCGCCCTTCGCCATGATGAGCCACCACGAGATGAACGGCTCCCTCACCAGTCCTGGCGCCTACGCCAGCCTGCACAACATCCCACCCCAGATGagtgccgccgccgccgctgcagCCGCTGCCTACGGCCGATCGCCAATGGTGAGCTTTGGAGCT GTTGGTTTTGATCCTCACCCCCCAATGCGGGCCACAGGCCTCCCCTCAAGCCTGGCCTCCATTCCTGGAGGAAAACC AGCGTACTCATTCCATGTGAGCGCTGATGGGCAGATGCAGCCCGTGCCCTTCCCCCACGACGCCCTGGCAGGCCCCGGCATCCCGAGGCACGCCCGGCAGATTAACACACTCAGCCACGGGGAGGTGGTGTGTGCCGTGACCATCAGCAACCCCACGAGGCACGTCTACACAGGTGGCAAGGGCTGCGTGAAGATCTGGGACATCAGCCAGCCAGGCAGCAAGAGCCCCATCTCCCAGCTGGACTGCCTG AACAGGGACAATTACATCCGCTCCTGCAAGCTGCTTCCTGACGGGCGCACGCTCATCGTGGGCGGCGAGGCCAGCACGCTCACCATCTGGGACCTGGCCTCGCCCACGCCCCGCATCAAGGCCGAGCTGACGTCCTCGGCTCCCGCCTGTTATGCCCTGGCCATCAGCCCTGATGCCAAAGTCTGCTTCTCCTGCTGCAGCGACGGGAACATAGCTGTCTGGGACCTGCACAACCAGACCCTGGTCAG GCAGTTCCAGGGCCACACGGACGGGGCCAGCTGCATAGACATCTCCCACGATGGCACCAAACTGTGGACAGGgggcctggacaacacggtgcgCTCCTGGGACCTGCGGGAGGGCCGGCAGCTACAGCAGCATGACTTCACTTCCCAG ATCTTCTCGCTGGGCTACTGCCCCACTGGGGAGTGGCTGGCCGTGGGCATGGAGAGCAGCAACGTGGAGGTGCTGCACCACACCAAGCCTGACAAGTACCAGCTGCACCTGCACGAGAGCTGCGTGCTCTCCCTCAAGTTCGCCTACTGCG GCAAGTGGTTCGTGAGCACTGGGAAAGATAACCTTCTCAACGCCTGGAGGACGCCTTATGGAGCCAGCATATTCCAG TCTAAAGAATCCTCGTCTGTCTTGAGTTGTGACATTTCGGCGGATGACAAATACATTGTAACAGGCTCTGGTGACAAGAAGGCCACAGTTTATGAGGTCATCTACTAA
- the TLE3 gene encoding transducin-like enhancer protein 3 isoform X1 — protein sequence MQRHYVMYYEMSYGLNIEMHKQTEIAKRLNTILAQIMPFLSQEHQQQVAQAVERAKQVTMTELNAIIGQQLQAQHLSHATHGPPVQLPPHPSGLQPPGIPPVTGSSSGLLALGALGSQAHLTVKDEKNHHELDHRERESSANNSVSPSESLRASEKHRGSADYSMEAKKRKAEEKDSLSRYDSDGDKSDDLVVDVSNEDPATPRVSPAHSPPENGLDKARSLKKDAPTSPASVASSSSTPSSKTKDLGHNDKSSTPGLKSNTPTPRNDAPTPGTSTTPGLRSMPGKPPGMDPIGIMASALRTPISITSSYAAPFAMMSHHEMNGSLTSPGAYASLHNIPPQMSAAAAAAAAAYGRSPMVGFDPHPPMRATGLPSSLASIPGGKPAYSFHVSADGQMQPVPFPHDALAGPGIPRHARQINTLSHGEVVCAVTISNPTRHVYTGGKGCVKIWDISQPGSKSPISQLDCLNRDNYIRSCKLLPDGRTLIVGGEASTLTIWDLASPTPRIKAELTSSAPACYALAISPDAKVCFSCCSDGNIAVWDLHNQTLVRQFQGHTDGASCIDISHDGTKLWTGGLDNTVRSWDLREGRQLQQHDFTSQIFSLGYCPTGEWLAVGMESSNVEVLHHTKPDKYQLHLHESCVLSLKFAYCGKWFVSTGKDNLLNAWRTPYGASIFQSKESSSVLSCDISADDKYIVTGSGDKKATVYEVIY from the exons ACGGAGATTGCGAAGAGACTGAATACAATTTTAGCACAGATCATGCCTTTCCTGTCACAAGAG CACCAGCAGCAGGTGGCGCAGGCAGTGGAACGCGCCAAGCAGGTCACCATGACGGAGCTGAACGCCATCATCGGG cagcagctccaggcGCAGCACCTCTCCCATGCCACACACGGCCCCCCGGTCCAGTTGCCACCCCACCCGTCAGGTCTCCAGCCTCCAGGAATACCCCCAGTGACAGGGAGCAGCTCCGGGCTGCTGGCATTGGGCGCCCTGGGCAGCCAGGCCCATCTGACGGTGAAGGATGAGAAGAACCACCATGAACTCGATCACAGAG AGAGAGAATCCAGTGCG AATAACTCTGTGTCACCCTCGGAAAGCCTCCGGGCCAGTGAAAAGCACCGGGGCTCTGCAGACTACAGCATGGAAGCCAAGAAGCGGAAGGCGGAGGAGAAGGACAGCTTGAGCCGATAC GACAGTGATGGGGACAAGAGTGATGATCTGGTGGTGGATGTTTCCAATGAG GACCCCGCAACGCCCCGGGTCAGCCCGGCACACTCCCCTCCTGAAAATGGGCTGGATAAGGCCCGTAGCCTGAAAAAGGATGCGCCCACCAGCCCCGCCTCGGTGGCCTCTTCCAGTAGCACACCTTCCTCCAAGACCAAAGACCTTGGTCAT AACGACAAATCCTCtacccctgggctcaagtccaACACACCAACCCCAAGGAACGACGCCCCAACTCCAGGCACCAGCACGACCCCAGGGCTCAGGTCGATGCCGGGTAAACCTCCGGGCATGGACCCGATAGGTATAATGG CCTCAGCTCTGCGCACGCCCATCTCCATCACCAGCTCCTATGCAGCGCCCTTCGCCATGATGAGCCACCACGAGATGAACGGCTCCCTCACCAGTCCTGGCGCCTACGCCAGCCTGCACAACATCCCACCCCAGATGagtgccgccgccgccgctgcagCCGCTGCCTACGGCCGATCGCCAATG GTTGGTTTTGATCCTCACCCCCCAATGCGGGCCACAGGCCTCCCCTCAAGCCTGGCCTCCATTCCTGGAGGAAAACC AGCGTACTCATTCCATGTGAGCGCTGATGGGCAGATGCAGCCCGTGCCCTTCCCCCACGACGCCCTGGCAGGCCCCGGCATCCCGAGGCACGCCCGGCAGATTAACACACTCAGCCACGGGGAGGTGGTGTGTGCCGTGACCATCAGCAACCCCACGAGGCACGTCTACACAGGTGGCAAGGGCTGCGTGAAGATCTGGGACATCAGCCAGCCAGGCAGCAAGAGCCCCATCTCCCAGCTGGACTGCCTG AACAGGGACAATTACATCCGCTCCTGCAAGCTGCTTCCTGACGGGCGCACGCTCATCGTGGGCGGCGAGGCCAGCACGCTCACCATCTGGGACCTGGCCTCGCCCACGCCCCGCATCAAGGCCGAGCTGACGTCCTCGGCTCCCGCCTGTTATGCCCTGGCCATCAGCCCTGATGCCAAAGTCTGCTTCTCCTGCTGCAGCGACGGGAACATAGCTGTCTGGGACCTGCACAACCAGACCCTGGTCAG GCAGTTCCAGGGCCACACGGACGGGGCCAGCTGCATAGACATCTCCCACGATGGCACCAAACTGTGGACAGGgggcctggacaacacggtgcgCTCCTGGGACCTGCGGGAGGGCCGGCAGCTACAGCAGCATGACTTCACTTCCCAG ATCTTCTCGCTGGGCTACTGCCCCACTGGGGAGTGGCTGGCCGTGGGCATGGAGAGCAGCAACGTGGAGGTGCTGCACCACACCAAGCCTGACAAGTACCAGCTGCACCTGCACGAGAGCTGCGTGCTCTCCCTCAAGTTCGCCTACTGCG GCAAGTGGTTCGTGAGCACTGGGAAAGATAACCTTCTCAACGCCTGGAGGACGCCTTATGGAGCCAGCATATTCCAG TCTAAAGAATCCTCGTCTGTCTTGAGTTGTGACATTTCGGCGGATGACAAATACATTGTAACAGGCTCTGGTGACAAGAAGGCCACAGTTTATGAGGTCATCTACTAA
- the TLE3 gene encoding transducin-like enhancer protein 3 isoform X6: MYPQGRHPAPHQPGQPGFKFTVAESCDRIKDEFQFLQAQYHSLKVEYDKLANEKTEMQRHYVMYYEMSYGLNIEMHKQTEIAKRLNTILAQIMPFLSQEHQQQVAQAVERAKQVTMTELNAIIGQQQLQAQHLSHATHGPPVQLPPHPSGLQPPGIPPVTGSSSGLLALGALGSQAHLTVKDEKNHHELDHRERESSANNSVSPSESLRASEKHRGSADYSMEAKKRKAEEKDSLSRYDSDGDKSDDLVVDVSNEDPATPRVSPAHSPPENGLDKARSLKKDAPTSPASVASSSSTPSSKTKDLGHNDKSSTPGLKSNTPTPRNDAPTPGTSTTPGLRSMPGKPPGMDPIGIMASALRTPISITSSYAAPFAMMSHHEMNGSLTSPGAYASLHNIPPQMSAAAAAAAAAYGRSPMVSFGAVGFDPHPPMRATGLPSSLASIPGGKPAYSFHVSADGQMQPVPFPHDALAGPGIPRHARQINTLSHGEVVCAVTISNPTRHVYTGGKGCVKIWDISQPGSKSPISQLDCLNRDNYIRSCKLLPDGRTLIVGGEASTLTIWDLASPTPRIKAELTSSAPACYALAISPDAKVCFSCCSDGNIAVWDLHNQTLVRQFQGHTDGASCIDISHDGTKLWTGGLDNTVRSWDLREGRQLQQHDFTSQIFSLGYCPTGEWLAVGMESSNVEVLHHTKPDKYQLHLHESCVLSLKFAYCGKWFVSTGKDNLLNAWRTPYGASIFQSKESSSVLSCDISADDKYIVTGSGDKKATVYEVIY, from the exons ACGGAGATTGCGAAGAGACTGAATACAATTTTAGCACAGATCATGCCTTTCCTGTCACAAGAG CACCAGCAGCAGGTGGCGCAGGCAGTGGAACGCGCCAAGCAGGTCACCATGACGGAGCTGAACGCCATCATCGGG cagcagcagctccaggcGCAGCACCTCTCCCATGCCACACACGGCCCCCCGGTCCAGTTGCCACCCCACCCGTCAGGTCTCCAGCCTCCAGGAATACCCCCAGTGACAGGGAGCAGCTCCGGGCTGCTGGCATTGGGCGCCCTGGGCAGCCAGGCCCATCTGACGGTGAAGGATGAGAAGAACCACCATGAACTCGATCACAGAG AGAGAGAATCCAGTGCG AATAACTCTGTGTCACCCTCGGAAAGCCTCCGGGCCAGTGAAAAGCACCGGGGCTCTGCAGACTACAGCATGGAAGCCAAGAAGCGGAAGGCGGAGGAGAAGGACAGCTTGAGCCGATAC GACAGTGATGGGGACAAGAGTGATGATCTGGTGGTGGATGTTTCCAATGAG GACCCCGCAACGCCCCGGGTCAGCCCGGCACACTCCCCTCCTGAAAATGGGCTGGATAAGGCCCGTAGCCTGAAAAAGGATGCGCCCACCAGCCCCGCCTCGGTGGCCTCTTCCAGTAGCACACCTTCCTCCAAGACCAAAGACCTTGGTCAT AACGACAAATCCTCtacccctgggctcaagtccaACACACCAACCCCAAGGAACGACGCCCCAACTCCAGGCACCAGCACGACCCCAGGGCTCAGGTCGATGCCGGGTAAACCTCCGGGCATGGACCCGATAGGTATAATGG CCTCAGCTCTGCGCACGCCCATCTCCATCACCAGCTCCTATGCAGCGCCCTTCGCCATGATGAGCCACCACGAGATGAACGGCTCCCTCACCAGTCCTGGCGCCTACGCCAGCCTGCACAACATCCCACCCCAGATGagtgccgccgccgccgctgcagCCGCTGCCTACGGCCGATCGCCAATGGTGAGCTTTGGAGCT GTTGGTTTTGATCCTCACCCCCCAATGCGGGCCACAGGCCTCCCCTCAAGCCTGGCCTCCATTCCTGGAGGAAAACC AGCGTACTCATTCCATGTGAGCGCTGATGGGCAGATGCAGCCCGTGCCCTTCCCCCACGACGCCCTGGCAGGCCCCGGCATCCCGAGGCACGCCCGGCAGATTAACACACTCAGCCACGGGGAGGTGGTGTGTGCCGTGACCATCAGCAACCCCACGAGGCACGTCTACACAGGTGGCAAGGGCTGCGTGAAGATCTGGGACATCAGCCAGCCAGGCAGCAAGAGCCCCATCTCCCAGCTGGACTGCCTG AACAGGGACAATTACATCCGCTCCTGCAAGCTGCTTCCTGACGGGCGCACGCTCATCGTGGGCGGCGAGGCCAGCACGCTCACCATCTGGGACCTGGCCTCGCCCACGCCCCGCATCAAGGCCGAGCTGACGTCCTCGGCTCCCGCCTGTTATGCCCTGGCCATCAGCCCTGATGCCAAAGTCTGCTTCTCCTGCTGCAGCGACGGGAACATAGCTGTCTGGGACCTGCACAACCAGACCCTGGTCAG GCAGTTCCAGGGCCACACGGACGGGGCCAGCTGCATAGACATCTCCCACGATGGCACCAAACTGTGGACAGGgggcctggacaacacggtgcgCTCCTGGGACCTGCGGGAGGGCCGGCAGCTACAGCAGCATGACTTCACTTCCCAG ATCTTCTCGCTGGGCTACTGCCCCACTGGGGAGTGGCTGGCCGTGGGCATGGAGAGCAGCAACGTGGAGGTGCTGCACCACACCAAGCCTGACAAGTACCAGCTGCACCTGCACGAGAGCTGCGTGCTCTCCCTCAAGTTCGCCTACTGCG GCAAGTGGTTCGTGAGCACTGGGAAAGATAACCTTCTCAACGCCTGGAGGACGCCTTATGGAGCCAGCATATTCCAG TCTAAAGAATCCTCGTCTGTCTTGAGTTGTGACATTTCGGCGGATGACAAATACATTGTAACAGGCTCTGGTGACAAGAAGGCCACAGTTTATGAGGTCATCTACTAA